The Mesorhizobium loti genome includes a region encoding these proteins:
- a CDS encoding GlxA family transcriptional regulator yields the protein MPNPSVPSERPVMTDPVQGGRQFAFLLVDKFSMFSLAAAIDTFRSANRLLGRDFYGWTTVSADGDPVMASNGLPLKIDYAVADLPPVDILFVSVGLTTEFPGKSKVLAALRSWGRRGNALGALSVGSYLLAEAGQLEGYRCTIHWENRAGFVERFPDINCTGNVFEIDRKRYTCAGGTTSIDLMLEIVRGDFGSNLANGVANQFQHERIRSAGDRQRVGPERDLTGKSEKLRRIVELMADHLDEPLSAVQLAKSAGLSVRQVERLFLRHLSVTPGRYYMRLRLERARELLRQTNMPILDVAIATGFTSHSYFAQSYRLQFGRPPSEERRTTY from the coding sequence TTGCCGAACCCCAGTGTTCCCTCAGAACGGCCGGTCATGACGGACCCCGTTCAAGGCGGCCGGCAGTTCGCTTTCCTGCTGGTCGACAAGTTCTCCATGTTCTCGCTGGCCGCAGCGATAGACACGTTCCGGTCGGCAAACCGGTTGCTCGGCCGCGACTTCTATGGCTGGACCACGGTGTCGGCCGACGGCGATCCGGTGATGGCCTCCAATGGCCTGCCGCTCAAGATCGACTACGCCGTTGCCGACCTGCCGCCGGTCGATATCCTCTTCGTCTCGGTCGGGCTGACGACGGAATTTCCAGGCAAGAGCAAGGTGCTGGCAGCACTGCGCAGCTGGGGCAGGCGTGGCAATGCGCTCGGTGCCTTGTCGGTCGGCTCCTACCTGCTGGCCGAGGCCGGCCAGCTCGAGGGCTATCGCTGCACCATCCATTGGGAAAACCGCGCCGGCTTCGTCGAGCGCTTCCCCGACATCAATTGCACGGGCAACGTCTTCGAGATCGATCGCAAGCGTTACACCTGTGCCGGCGGCACCACCTCGATCGACCTGATGCTGGAGATCGTGCGCGGCGATTTCGGCTCGAACCTCGCCAATGGCGTCGCCAACCAGTTCCAGCACGAACGCATCCGCTCGGCGGGAGACCGCCAGCGTGTCGGGCCGGAACGCGACCTGACCGGCAAGTCGGAGAAGCTCAGGCGCATCGTCGAACTGATGGCCGACCATCTCGACGAGCCGCTGTCGGCCGTGCAACTGGCCAAATCCGCCGGCCTGTCGGTGCGCCAGGTCGAGCGCCTGTTCCTGCGCCATCTCAGCGTCACGCCCGGCCGTTATTACATGCGGTTGCGGCTGGAGCGGGCGCGCGAATTGCTGCGCCAGACCAACATGCCGATCCTCGATGTGGCGATCGCGACCGGCTTCACCTCGCATTCCTACTTCGCTCAGAGCTACCGGCTGCAATTCGGCAGGCCGCCCTCGGAAGAGCGCCGCACGACCTACTGA
- the folD gene encoding bifunctional methylenetetrahydrofolate dehydrogenase/methenyltetrahydrofolate cyclohydrolase FolD, translated as MAEVIDGKSVAEDVVRTVKTLTAELVAKGNAKPGLAVVIVGEDPASQVYVASKSRTAKECGFHSVQHTLPAETSEQALLKIIGDLNADPAINGILVQLPLPAHIDAGKIIQTIAPEKDVDGFHFINVGKLGTGELETAFVPCTPAGSMLLIERVRGKDLSGLNAVVVGRSNIVGKPMANLLLAANCTVTIAHSRTRDLPALARTADILVAAVGRPEMIRGDWVKPGATVIDVGINRIPAPEKGEGKSRLVGDVAYAEAAKAAGAITPVPGGVGPMTIAMLMANTLASAYLAAGLKRPSF; from the coding sequence ATGGCCGAAGTGATTGATGGCAAGAGCGTTGCCGAAGACGTGGTGCGGACGGTCAAGACCCTGACGGCCGAGCTGGTTGCCAAAGGCAACGCCAAGCCCGGTCTTGCCGTGGTCATCGTCGGCGAGGATCCGGCCAGCCAGGTCTATGTCGCTTCCAAATCGCGCACTGCCAAGGAATGCGGCTTTCATTCCGTCCAGCACACGCTGCCGGCCGAAACCTCCGAACAGGCATTGCTGAAGATCATCGGCGACCTCAACGCCGATCCGGCCATCAACGGCATCCTGGTGCAGCTTCCGCTGCCGGCCCATATCGACGCCGGCAAGATCATCCAGACCATCGCGCCGGAAAAGGATGTCGACGGCTTCCATTTCATCAATGTAGGCAAGCTCGGCACCGGCGAACTCGAGACAGCCTTCGTGCCTTGCACGCCCGCCGGCTCGATGCTTTTGATCGAGCGGGTACGCGGCAAGGACCTGTCCGGCCTCAATGCCGTCGTCGTCGGCCGCTCCAACATCGTCGGCAAGCCGATGGCCAACCTCCTGCTTGCCGCCAACTGTACCGTCACCATCGCCCACAGCCGCACCAGGGATCTGCCGGCACTGGCCCGCACCGCCGACATTCTCGTCGCGGCGGTCGGCCGGCCGGAGATGATAAGGGGCGATTGGGTGAAGCCTGGCGCCACCGTCATCGATGTCGGCATCAACCGCATTCCGGCGCCGGAGAAGGGCGAGGGCAAATCCCGCCTCGTCGGCGATGTCGCCTATGCCGAAGCGGCCAAGGCCGCCGGGGCCATCACGCCGGTGCCCGGCGGTGTCGGCCCGATGACCATTGCCATGCTGATGGCCAATACGTTAGCCTCCGCCTACCTTGCGGCCGGATTGAAACGGCCGTCCTTCTGA